The DNA window TCCTGACACCCCTGTTTTCACGGATCCTAATGCGACTGTTGCCTGGTCCGGAAACTTAAGCCCCGAACTGAAAACCAATGTTTCATTTAAAAGCCTTATCGGAAGAGGAAGTGGTGAAGAATTCCAGATGAAATTTTCAGGAAACGGCTGGGTACTGATTCAACCCTATGAAGAAGTGTACTTTATGGAAAAATAAAGTGACCTCAACTTGGGCAATTTTTGTATTTTCGTACTTACTAAAATAAAGAGGATGAATAACCTGATCAAGTTAGTTTTCGTACTAATTATCTTTCCTACTACAATTATTGCCCAATCATCAAAGAAAATTTACAATTACAATATAGACCTTCTTCACGTATCCAATGATGAAGTGACGGTTTCTTTTGCTCCACCTAAAAATAATCTTAAGCAAGGGAAGTTTATTATTCCCAAACTGGTTCCCGGGTTTTACCAGGCTATGAATTTCGGACAGTACGTTTCTAATCTGGTTGCCACCGATAAAAATGGAAAAAAAATCTCTACTGAGCGTTTGGATCAAAATAGCTGGATGGTACACGATCTTAAACACGTCAACAAAATATCATATCAGGTAGCCGACGGATGGGACTCTTTAGAAAAAGATACCTATGAAGCTAAATCTGCCGGTAGTATGTTTATTAAAGACAGCGTTTTTGTCATCAATTATAATTCTTTGGTGGGCTATTTTGAAGAAATAAAAGATACTCCCTACCAAATTAATATTACAAAAAATAAGGATTTCTATGCTTCATCTGCCTTAGATTACAAAAAGAAAGATAAAAACACAGATATAGTCTGGGCAAAAGATTACCGACAATTGGTTGATTCTCCGGCTATGTACTGTGTTCCAGATACAACATGGCTGAAAATAGGCCATACTGAAGTACTTGTTTCGTTTTACAATAAGCAAGAACGGCAGTATTCAAAGACCATAGCTCATGAGATAGAGAATATTTTGAAAAATCAGCAAGCTTATCTGGGCGGAACATTACCGGTGAATAAATATGCATTTTTGATTTATTATGAATCTTCAAATGAAAAAGGATTTATGGGTGACGGGCTGGAGCATTCTCAATCTACCGTATGCCTCTACCGTTCGGGAAGTATGAAGTTTCTACCTAATGCTTTAAACAGGGTCGCTTCTCATGAATTCTTCCATATAGTAACTCCGCTTAATATTCATTCCGGAGAAATTCAGCATTATGATTTCCTGAATCCTTCGATGTCTAAACATCTATGGTTATATGAGGGTATGACGGAGTATGCCACCATTCATATGCCAATAAAACAAAAGATGATCAGTTTGGAAGATTTTGAAAAAACCCTGGAGGAAAAGATCAAAGGAATGAAAGAATTCGATGATAAAGTATCTTTCACGGAAATCAGTAAAAATGCCATGACCAGACAGGATCAGTACATGAATTTTTACGAAAAAGGTCCGTTATTGGGACTATGTCTGGATATCAGACTGCGGGAACTTTCGGGAGGAAAAATGGGAACTCAGGATCTGATGCTGCAATTGATGAAAAAATATGGAGCAGGTAAATATTTTAATGATGATGATTTATTTGATGAAATTACAACAATGACCTATCCTGAAATCCGAACATTTTTCAAAGATTATATAGAAGGTACTCAACCCGTTCCTTTAAAAGAATATCTGGCAAAAGTGGGTTTCACCTATGATGAAAATACCGGAAAAGTAAGCCTCGTACCTAATCCGGACTCTAAACAACTGGCTTTAAGAAAAGCATGGATTGACCAATAAAATTTGGTTTAAAAACCTATCATCAAGTATTTACCTTATTAAAACTTTACTATGAAAAGACAACTTTCAGGATTGTTGGTGATGATGATTCATTTTGCCTATCCGCAGATACAGAAAGTGGAGCAAGTGATCGATGCCTGTGTAAAAAAAGATAATTTCAACGGCTCCGTATTACTAGCAAAAAATGGAAAAACCGAATTGCTTACCTATAAAGGCTTATCCAACAGACATTATAACATCAGTTTTTCTGATGAAACAAGGTTTCATATTTTTTCACTCACCAAGACCTTTACGGCAGCTTTAATTATGCAGCTTTATGAAAAGGGAAAAATCAATCTGGATGCTACTATTTCTACCTACTATCCCGAATATAAAGGAGAAGCAGGTACAAAAGCAACGATAAGAAACCTGCTCACCTACAGCAGCGGCCGAGAAAATAAAGACCTCCGTTCACCGGAATTCATCCATCAGGCTTATGACAACACGATCTGGAATCTTGATGATTTTATTACCACTTTTCTTTCTGAAAAGCTGATTGATAGACCAGGAACAAAATTCAGTTACAACAATGGCGATTTCATTCTTCTTGGGAAGATCATTGAAAAAATATACCACAAACCTTTTGAAGAGGTTTTAAAAGAGCAAATCCTTATTCCGCTCAACATGCAAAATACAGGATTTCTTCATCATAACGATATTATCAAAAATATAGATGATGGATACGCTGCCGATTCGTCTGATCCGTTTGCTCTTCATACCCCGACCAATACCTATATTGATAATTTTTATTCGGCAGGAGCTATGTATTCTACTCCTAAAGATCTGCTCATTTTTGATCAGGCTGTGTTTAATTCTGTTCTGTTCAACAAAAAGACTTTAGAAACAATGCTGACTGCTGATAAAAAACTGGAAGATACAGCATTGGGCTTTTGGGTGTATCCTAAAAAATTCGGTTCAGTCAATACTATATTTGCTGAACGTCAGGGAGAAGGATACGGGCACAGTGCCAACTGGGTACATCTGGTGGATAAAGGTCTTACAGTGATCATTCTGTCAAATACCAAAGACATTAAATACCTCAACAAGATGAGGGAAAGAGTAATCAGTGCTTACTATGGACAATGAGAATCTTTAGTAATACGCTAAATCAACATAAACCCCCAAACTCTTAGACTTTCCAACTCAAAAAAACCTCCCTTCCAAACATCAAATTCACATTATTTTTTCTCAAAATATATTCACTATTGTTTGATAAATTTTTAATATATTTAGAAAAAAATATATAAATGAACAAGAATACCTCCCGCAGAGATTTTATTAAAACGGCAACCCTGGCTAGTTTCGGGGCTTTGGTTTTACCTAATTCTTTATTTGCTTATTCAAATGATTTTAAAACAGATAAAAAAGTTCGTGTTGGTTTTATCGGTGTAGGACTTCGCGGGCAGGAACATGTAAAATTACTAGCCAAACGTAATGATGTGGAAATTATAGCGTTTGCAGATCCGGACAAAAGGATGCTTGCCGCTTCCCAGAAAATATTAAAAGACAATAATAAGCCGGCTGCTCAGGAATTTTCAAATGGTGAATACGACTACAGAAATCTTTTAAAATCAAAAAATATAGACGCAGTTGTCATTGCTACTCCGTGGGAATGGCATCTTCCTCAAGGTGTGGAGGCTATGAGGGCTAAAAAGATTGTAGGAATGGAAGTTGCCGGAGCAATCAAACTTCAGGACTGCTGGGAATTTGTAAAGGTATACGAGGAAACAAAAGTTCCTATTTTCATGATGGAAAATGTATGCTACCGCAGAGATATTATGGCGATATTGAACATGGTTCGTAAAGGAATGTTTGGTGAACTGGTTCATGGAAGAGGAGGCTATCAGCATGATCTGAGAGGTGTTCTTTTCAACGACGGAGTAACCCCTTACAATTCAGGAGCTGAATTTGGAGAAAAAGGTTTCAGTGAAGCCAAATGGAGAACAGAACATTATGTAAAACGCAACGGAGAATTGTATCCTACTCACGGATTAGGTCCGGTTGCCATGATGATGGATATCAACCGTGGAAATCGTTTGATCAGACTTTCTTCTTTCTCTTCAAAATCGGTAGGACTTCATAAATATATTGTAGAACATGCTAAAGGAGGAGAAAATCATCCTAATGCAAAAGTAAAATTCAACCAGGGAGACATTGTCACTACTCAAATTGCATGTGCCAATGGTGAAACCATTCTTTTAACTCACGATACAAGTTTACAAAGACCTTATGACCTTGGATTCAGAGTACAGGGAACTGAAGGATTATGGCAGGATTTCGGATGGGGTGACTTCGATCAGGGACAGATTTATTTTGAAAAAACAATGAACCATACCCACCGTTGGGACAATACAGAAAAATGGATGAAAGAGCACGATCATCCGATGTGGAAGAAATTTGAAACTACCGCTGCCGGTGCCGGACATGGAGGAATGGACTTCTTTGTCATGAATACCTTTATTGAATGTATCAAACGAAATATAGAATTCCCAATGGACGTCTATGACCTGGCTTTATGGTATTCTATTACCCCGCTAAGTGAAGAGTCTATTGCCAAAGGAGGTCAGGTTGTTGATATTCCTGATTTCACCAACGGCAAATGGAAAACCCGTAAACCTGTATTTGGAATGACCGATGAGTTTTAAAAAGACCGTACTCATCCTTGCCGGCGGACTGGGAAGCCGCTACAAAGGATTAAAACAAGTTGATGGAATTCTTGATAACGGATCTCCGATTTTAGAATATTCTATCTATGATGCATTGGAATCCGGTTTTCAAAAAATAGTTATTGTTGTCAACAAACTGATTCCTGAAAGTTATATAGAACGACTCAATACCCTATCCGAATCGGAAGGGTTTGAGCTGCATTGGGTGTATCAGGAAATGAATAGTATCCCAATACACAATTTTGACTACTCTGAACGACAAAAACCATGGGGTACGGCACATGCCGTACTTTGTGCCAGAGAAGTCGTACAGGAACCTTTTATCATGATCAATGCTGATGATTTTTATGGAAGAAAAACATATCAACTTGCTGCTGATGAAATCGAACGCGGACATATTTCAGACTCACAGTTTGGAACGGTAGCCTATCCGGTTGATACCACATTAAGTGGTAATGGAACTGTCGCCAGAGGAATCTGCACATTGGATTCTGAAAATTATCTGATTAAAGTAGATGAACAAACTTCTATTCAAAAGGTCAATGATTCCATCATCTATACTGAGAATGGAAAAAATATAGAAATAGCACCGGACACCTTAGTATCTATGAATTTTTTCATTTTCCATCCGGCTATTTTTGATGCACTTGATACTTACTTTTCTGATTTTATTGCATCTAATCCTTTGCCCACTCAGGAATTCTATATTCCTTCGGCTGTACAAAGGATGATTGATGAAAAAAGGGCAAAAGTATTGGTAAAAGCATCGCCTTCACAATGGATGGGTGTTACCTATGCAGATGACAAAAAGAGCATCAGGGACTTTCTGATCTCGGAAATTCAGAATAACAGATACCCGGAAAATTTATGGACATCAATGACATTGTAATTCAATTTATCGGAGCGAATAAATATGATCTTTCTCCGATTACCGATGGATTGATCAATACGACCTACCTTTTAGAGGATAAAACCCGAAATGAAAAATTTATTCTGCAAAAGATCAATAATAATGTTTTCAGGCAGCCGGAGATTATCGTCAACAATCATTTGATGATTAATGAACTTCTGAGATCAAATAATTATCAATTTCAAATTATAGAGCCTATTCCCTCTCTTATCGATAAACTTCTGGTAAAAGATGCCAATGGCCAACCATGGCGCATGCTAAGTTTTGTGGAAAACAGTATTACTTTTCTTACTGCTCCCTCTTTACAGACGGCTTTTGAAGCTGCTAAAACCTTTAGTTATTTTCTTACCACCATCAATACTGAAAAGTTACCCGCCATTGAAGATCCGCTTCCTGATTTCCTCAATTTTGAAAAAAGGATTTCGGATTATAAAATTGCACTAAAAGATGCGGCTCCTCATTTAAAAGAAAATGCAAAGACTGAAATAGAAATCACGAACCGGTTTTTGTCCTTACCTGATCATTGGATAGAAATGGAGAAAAGCAATCAGATTCCCAAAAGAATCATCCATGCAGATGTAAAAATCAGCAACATTCTTTTTGATCAAAATCATCATCCTTTAGCGGTCATTGATCTGGATACTATGATGATCTCTACTATTTTATATGATTTTGGCACAATGATCCAATCCTACACCAATACAACCACTGAAGATGACGGAGGCGCCAGAAACAATTTCAATCCTGAAATGTATAAGGCTGTAAAAGAAGGATTTCTATTCCATCTAAAAGAAAAATTAACTCCGGAAGAATCTGAAAATCTCGATTATGCTGCACAAGTCGCCATTTATATCCAGGAACTTCGATTTTTAACCGATTACCTGAACGGAAGCACCTACTATTCTATCAAACATCCTGAACACAATTTGGACAGGACAAAAAATCAGCTGGAATTATTGAAGGGGTTGAGGGAATACTTAGAAAATATGTGATTTTTTTAAATTCTACTTTTTAAAAACAAAGAACATTTAACTTGCTACGGAATAGCAAAGTTTAAAGATTATTTATGTGAGCTATGTTGAGATTCCTCCTTCGTCGGAATGACAATAGGCCCACGCTTTATCTCATTAATGCAAAATGAAATATGCTGCTTCTATTCAAAGTAACAAAAATCTGTGTACATCTGCGAAATCTGTGGTTAATCAAATGACAAAGTCACAAAAGCTATTTGAACACTTAAGTTATTTTAAGTGTACAATCTTTGTGCATAGAAAGTACATTAAAGTTTTTATGAAAATCTCTGATTTTCTTCTAAAGTGAACTTACATGTTTAGTAGCATGATGAGCTTATTGAAGTGAACTTAAGTGTTATAAAAAAAACTGCATTATCTGCAAAATCTGCAAAAGTTTTTATTTCAAAAAGTTCAGAATAGCTTTCCAATCTTCGAGTTTTTTCTCAAGTGGAATTGTATAAGCAGGACTTGTTGAGGGAAGTAAAAATACGGGTAAGCTATTATTCTTCCCTAATAGTTTAATCAGATTTTTATAGGACTTTCCGCCATTACAGAAAATAGCTTTGATATGTGGATGTTCTTCCAAAAGCTCAGCAATCTGATTGGCTTCTTCGTTTTTAATATCAGAATCCAGGCTTCCTTTTCTTTCGCAGGAGTCGATGACATCCCAGAGGGCAATATGATGTTTCTTTATTGTTTTAATTCTTTGGACATACTCTTCAGTAAATTCTTCATTCAGCAATTCAAAAATAATTCTCCAGAATTTGTTCTGAGGATGTGCATAATATTGCTGTTTCTCCAATGACTTTCCACCCGGGATTGAGCCCAGAATCAGAATTTCAGACTGTTGATCAATAATTGGAGGAAAAGAAGAAATACGGTTTTGCATGATCAAATATATGCATTTTGGCTAAAGCCATTGGAATTTTTATATAAAAAAAGCGGGCTAAAGCCCGCTCCCATTGATATTTTTATAATGTTTCTTTCAACCAGTCAAAGAATTCTCTCTGCCATACCAATCCGTTTTGTGGATGAAGTACCCAGTGATTTTCGTTCGGGAAGTAAACCAGTTTAGATTTTAAACCTCTTAATTTTGCAGCCTGGAAAGCTTCCTGTCCTTGCTCGTAAGGTACACGGAAATCAATTCCACCCTGAACAATCATAATGGGCTTATTCCATTTTTCTACAAAGTTGCTTGGGTTAAATTCTGTATAAGCCTTTGGAAGTGGCTTTTCCCATGGAGAACCAAGATCCCAGTTGGCAAACCAAAGCTCTTCAGTCGTCAGATACCATGATTTCATGTCAAATAATCCATCATGTGCAATGAACGTTTTGAATCTGTTTTCGTGGATCCCGGCTAACATGAATACACTGTATCCTCCATAGCTTGCTCCTACCGCTGCTACTCTTTCTCCGTCTACATACGGTAAAGTTTTCGCATAATCAGTAGCTGCCAGATAATCTCTCATCGGCTGTCCACCCCAGTCTTTTGAAATATCTTCATTCCATTTTGTACCCCATCCCGGCATCCCTCTTCTGTTCGGAGCTACTACGATATAATCATGAGCAGTCATTAATGCGAAGTTCCATCTTACACTGAAATATTGTGTCAATGCAGACTGTGGACCTCCCTGACAGTATACTAATGTCGGGTACTTTTTGTTTGGATCAAAGTTGGGTGGATAGTGGAACCATACTCCCATTTCTTTACCATCGGAAGTTTTCACCATCTTAAGTTCGGATTTTCCTTGCGCCAATTTAGCATAGGTATCTTTATTGGCTTCGGTCACCTGCTTCATCTCTCCATTTTTAAGGTTAACAGAGAATAGTTCCGTTGCGTGGTTTACATCTGTTCTTCCTACTAAAAGTGAAGTTTTATTGTCTGTAAAAATTTCGTTAACATCGAAATCTCCTTTGGTAATCTGCTGTACTTTTGCTGATTTTGAATCCAGTGAGAAAAGCTGCTTTGTTCCTCTGTAAGCTGCAGTAAAGTAAATTGTTTTTGAATCTGCTCCCCAAAGAACGTCTCCAGAAACACTATCATCCCAACCTGCAGTCAGATTGGTTACTTTTCCGGTCTTCCAGTCCATGATTTTCACATCATTTTTATCAGCTTCATACCCGTCTCTGGCCATACTCTGCCAGATCAGCGATTTTCCATCCGGACTGAATTTTGGGTTAATATCGTACCCTTTATTAGATTCGGTAATGTTTTTTGTAGTACCTGAAGCCATATCGTAGGCAAAAATATCCGTATTGGTACTTGTTGCATACTCTTTACCGCTTTTAGGCTTTGTAACGTATAAAAGCTGTGCAGAATCGGCACTCCAGATAAAGTCTTCTGCTCCACCGAAAGGTCTTTGCGGCGAATCCCATGTTTTTCCTTCCAGTAGATCTTTGGCACCTTCTACTTTATCGGAAGTATTTACTACAAATACGTGATTGTATTTTCCTTCATTGAAATAATCCCAATGTCTGTGATTCAGGTCTGTATACACCTGAGCTGTGGTCTTCGGAGTATCGGCATATTTATCCTTACCCATTAATTTTTCAACCAACACCTGCTTACTGAAGGCGATTCTTTTTCCATCCGGAGAAATAACGATATTATCGACTTCACCAATTGTATAAAATTCACTCCATGTCTTTCCGGCGTCTTTGGAAAGATAGATTTTATCGCCTTCCTGAGCATAAATCCCATTCTTATCCCATTGGATCAGAGATTTTTTACCGAAATCTATTTTTGCAGATTGATTATTAAGAACATTCAGAAAGTAGTTCTCACTTTTTGTTTTTTCTGTTTTCAGATCTACCTGTCCTACTTTGTAAATAAGAGAAGCCTGATCCGGTGAAACTGCCTGCACTCCAACTTTTTTCAAAGTCCAAAGAATTTCAGGCGTCATTACTTGTTGTGCATTCATTAAAAGCGGAGCTGCCAGAGCCAGCAGACTGTACTTAAGTTTCATATGTCAATATTCATTTTTTAACGGAATTACAAAATCATAGCGATTTCAATAATTCCTTTTATTAAATTCAAAGATTGCCAAAGTTAGTATTTAAAATAAAAATGGACGAAAAAATTAACACTTAAGTTTTCTAAAATTAAAATAATTAATTAGTCAATAGGTAAATTTCATTAATTTTATCAAAAACTAAATATCCAACCATCATGAAAAAAATTTTACTTTTTTCGTCAATCCTTTTTTCATCATTCCTTTTTTCACAAATAGCCATACTTCCTATCGGAACTCATTATAACAATGCTTATCAGGCTACTATTTCAGGAAACGGAACTATTTATTATACTACCGACGGCAGCACACCGACCTTGAGCTCGTCTTCGGCTATCAATAATGTGCAAATCTCTATTAATCAGAATAAGGAAATCAAGGCCTTTCTTGTTGATGGCCAGGGAAATTCTTCCGCTATAATCAGCAAAAAGTATTACACCGGAAGTATTCCTGATGCTGCCATTTATTTTAAAGCTCCTTCTACATGGACATCTGGAAGTTGTATTATGATCGATATGGTGAATCCAAATTCAATTAACGGATTTGTAATTGATACTTTCTGGCCGGGAATGGCGATGCAGCCTACCGGTTGTGAAACCTGGTATAAAATAAGCCGAAATTTTGAAGAAGCTAATGTAAGTTTTAATAACTGTACTCCTTTCGAAAATATCCCTCAAACGGTTACAACCAATTCGATTCCGATGGGAAGTACTCTATACTATGACTTTACAGATGGAATTATAACGAATCCACCTTCCTGCTTATTTTTAGCAACTCGTGAAAATCAGTCACAAGGTAAAAATGTTTTGATCAAAATTTATCCAAATCCTGTTTCAGATATTCTAAAGGTAAATACTGATCGGTATTTTCAGGAGTATGAAATCATAGATGTTACCGGAAAAATAGTTTCAAATGGTAAGTTTAAAAAAGATATTTCCATTCATGATCTTATTTCAGGAAATTATTTTTTAAAACTGAAAGACCAAAAGGGAGATTTAGTTTTACTGAAATTCATTAAGAAATAAAAAAATCCGTCAGTAATTAAACCAACGGACTTTATAACTTATATATTCAATCAATTAATCTCCATCTGAGAACATTGAGTTGGCCAGAGAAGTAACAATTGACAATAGGATACTGAATATAAATGCCCACCAGAAGCCATCTACCACCATACTGTCAATAAAATAATCTGCAAGCATAATAATTGCGGCATTAATTACCAATGCAAAAAATCCTAAGGTAATAATAGTCAGTGGAAGACCGAAAAGGCTTAAAATGGGTTTTACAAATATGTTTAAAACTCCCAGGACAATAGCAAAAATAATTGCCGTTGAAAATCCTTCAAAATGTACTCCCGGTAAAATTTTAGTTAAAAGATAGGCAACTATGGCCGTCACAAACAATCTGATAATTAAGTTCATTTCGTAATTTTTTTAATGTTTATGGGGGATATGGAGCAAAAGCCATTCCATTTTCAAGATTTTTTTTTAATCAAATTCTATTTATTTAGGAAATATTTTAAGCTAGCAGATCTTTTATTTTATTTTCATCATGGTGACTAGCGAAGTCGCTACATGACTTTCTGCGCCTGAACCTTCAGTCACTACATAAATCTCCGTTCTTATCACACTGATCTTCGCCCCGCCTTTTATGACATAGGATTTAGAGATTAAAGCATCTCCTATTGCAGGACGCAGGTAATTCACCTTCAGTTCTACGGTTACCACATAGCAATCTTCTTCATAATGACTTACTGCGGCATATCCTGAAGAAACATCTACTAAGGAAGCAATCATAGCGCCATTGAACATGCCTGCTTTTCTGGTCATCAGTTCCATTTTTGGAATTTTCATAGAAATGAAATCGGTTTCTACTTCCAGCAGTTCTGCTTTATAAAACTTCAGGGTTTCTGAACGGTCAAAGCTATCGGTAATGAGTTTCTTTTTTTCCGGAGTCATTGTTATTTAATTTGATGGTAAATGTAAGGATTGATTTAAATGTAAACCTAATAGATTGGTGTTGTTTTACTTATAAAAGATTAGTTTTGCAGTAAAGAAACCGTCCCATGAACTTAAAAAAAATGCTTCTGGTTCTCACCTTTATAATAGGCTGTATTTATCATGCCCAGACACTGCATTTATATGGAGGTGCTGACCAGGATCAATATCTGGGATGCCTCAATTGTGATAATTTTGATAAAAACTCGGTGTGGAATAAGTTTAGTGACTATGGCAATCCGTTCAGCTCAAAATCTATCTGGAATACCTACGGAAACTATGGAAGTACTTATAGCACTTATTCACCATGGAGTGCCTACGCATCGTATCCGCCGGCTATTCTGGATGAAAACGGAAACTTTTTAGGCTTCCTAACCCTGAACCCTTATAAATCCGATAGATCAGAACTTGAACTGGCTTTGATTGTATGTAAACATCATGAAGAGATCAAAAAAGATGTTGGAGGCTGGTATGAGAGGCTATTTCGGTAAATTAGCCGGTCAAAGAAACGGTGTGAAAAAATTAAACGCTCTATTTGTCATACCATAAAAATCCACATAATTAAAATATAGCGCGTTTGACTGGCAGTCAAAAGGTCACGGGTTCGAATCCCGTTTTCTCCCCTCTCTACTACAAAGCTTTTTCTATTACTTCGGTCTTCAACGTTCTGGTTGATTATCCTGTAATTCTTTATTTTGACACTATAAATTCTCCCAAACCCTAATAAATATCAGGTTTTTCAGCCGAAATAAAGTTCTCTACTGTAAAGAATTACTACAAATAAAACTATATTTGCATTTATTATTTTTAATAAGACTAAATAATAATAAATGCAACAACTCGGTAAAAAGAAGTCTAAGGGTACATTTAAAAAATATATTCTAAAAGTTCATTTATGGCTTGGACTACTTTCCGATATTATTGTTTTAATAGTTTCTTTGTCGGAAGCAATTTTTGTTTTCAATGAAGATATTACCGCTGCGTTGCGTAAGGAACATACTTTTCATGGTGAGAAGGATATTCAGCATAAAAAATCACTTCCCTTACGTGAGTTAAAAGACCTTGTAAATGCCCAGCTAAAACATGAAATTGTAAAAGCAGATGAAGTTACCATTCCTATTGACCCTTCACGTTCCTATCAATTCGGACTGGTTAAAGGCAATCCTGAGGGCTGGAATCATTTCAATAGCATTATTGTCTATAAAAACGTTTACGTAAACCAATATACTGGCATAAGCCTGTTCTGTGCATCATTGCCGATAACGGGGTTTATGATCTGGTGGGGCCGAAGAAATAAAAAGAAAACAACAACCTAAAAATCAGTTATCATGAAGAAGCACTATATATGGTTACCCTTAATGGCGAGCCTGAATGCGTACGGGCAGACAGAAAGCACG is part of the Chryseobacterium lactis genome and encodes:
- a CDS encoding chitobiase/beta-hexosaminidase C-terminal domain-containing protein; the encoded protein is MKKILLFSSILFSSFLFSQIAILPIGTHYNNAYQATISGNGTIYYTTDGSTPTLSSSSAINNVQISINQNKEIKAFLVDGQGNSSAIISKKYYTGSIPDAAIYFKAPSTWTSGSCIMIDMVNPNSINGFVIDTFWPGMAMQPTGCETWYKISRNFEEANVSFNNCTPFENIPQTVTTNSIPMGSTLYYDFTDGIITNPPSCLFLATRENQSQGKNVLIKIYPNPVSDILKVNTDRYFQEYEIIDVTGKIVSNGKFKKDISIHDLISGNYFLKLKDQKGDLVLLKFIKK
- a CDS encoding phage holin family protein: MNLIIRLFVTAIVAYLLTKILPGVHFEGFSTAIIFAIVLGVLNIFVKPILSLFGLPLTIITLGFFALVINAAIIMLADYFIDSMVVDGFWWAFIFSILLSIVTSLANSMFSDGD
- a CDS encoding PaaI family thioesterase — its product is MTPEKKKLITDSFDRSETLKFYKAELLEVETDFISMKIPKMELMTRKAGMFNGAMIASLVDVSSGYAAVSHYEEDCYVVTVELKVNYLRPAIGDALISKSYVIKGGAKISVIRTEIYVVTEGSGAESHVATSLVTMMKIK
- a CDS encoding PepSY-associated TM helix domain-containing protein; translation: MQQLGKKKSKGTFKKYILKVHLWLGLLSDIIVLIVSLSEAIFVFNEDITAALRKEHTFHGEKDIQHKKSLPLRELKDLVNAQLKHEIVKADEVTIPIDPSRSYQFGLVKGNPEGWNHFNSIIVYKNVYVNQYTGISLFCASLPITGFMIWWGRRNKKKTTT